One Carassius auratus strain Wakin chromosome 16, ASM336829v1, whole genome shotgun sequence genomic window carries:
- the ttc24 gene encoding tetratricopeptide repeat protein 24, with translation MASDGSPVRDAEEKQKKKKKAERSGTDRADVEETDAQLEIQRLTAAGHAALQSGHNNTALQSFRSALKAASKLREKSLQRRCAFNLGAAYVEAGEPQKGLDVLSRSQPGERGERIADLQFNLATAHEALGDRTQAARHYLQAAQLYRSQGDAGAEGHTCVRLAHCHLLREEWDEAVASFQRAAESYKLAGNTSAAALALKDAGKHMLQSGRSSGDDIISVLTDSLEMSVNISDQQTLGKLLSDVALSFSQMRLFSEASECFEQALPLVSSKPHRLAVVLQNLGAVYNSLGQYEQSLRFHREAAALHGSLGSRGAQGRCFSNLGFALMELGELEEAWESYLHAQQAFRDTDDPSGQWQACEGLGGIKLQMKDPDKAVMYYKDALRLLCKCQDVSASVQERLVSELSEALQQKLRIQQRGPHHDRRQPW, from the exons ATGGCCTCTGATGGGTCTCCAGTCAGAGATGCTGAagagaagcagaagaagaagaagaaagcggAGCGGAGCGGGACGGACAGAGCTGATGTGGAGGAGACAGATGCTCAGCTGGAGATCCAGAGACTGACCGCAGCTGGACATGCAGCTCTCCAGAGCGGACACAACAACACAGCACTGCAGAGCTTCAGGAGCGCGCTTAAAGCTGCCTCCAAG CTCAGAGAGAAGAGCCTGCAGCGCAGGTGTGCGTTTAATCTTGGCGCGGCGTACGTGGAGGCGGGCGAGCCTCAGAAAGGGCTGGATGTCCTGTCACGCTCACAGCCGGGCGAGAGAGGCGAGCGCATCGCAGACCTGCAGTTTAACCTGGCCACGGCCCACGAGGCTCTGGGGGACCGGACGCAGGCGGCGAGACACTATCTGCAGGCCGCACAGCTGTACAGATCACAGGGAGACGCCGGGGCCGAGGGACACACCTGCGTCAGACTCGCACACTGCCACCTGCTGAGAGAG GAGTGGGACGAGGCTGTAGCTAGCTTCCAGCGAGCGGCTGAGAGTTATAAACTAGCTGGAAACACATCTGCAGCTGCGCTGGCACTGAAGGATGCTGGGAAACACATGCTGCAGAGCGGCCGCAGCTCCGGCGATGACATCATCAGCGTGCTGACCGACAGCCTGGAGATGAGCGTGAACATAAGCGATCAGCAGACGCTAG GGAAGCTGCTGAGTGACGTGGCTCTGAGTTTCTCTCAGATGAGGCTGTTCTCTGAGGCGTCCGAGTGTTTCGAGCAGGCGCTTCCTCTGGTCTCCTCCAAACCGCACAGACTGGCTGTGGTTCTGCAGAATCTGGGCGCCGTCTATAACAGTTTGGGTCAGTACGAGCAGTCCCTGAGGTTCCACCGAGAGGCAGCGGCGCTCCACG GCTCTCTGGGCAGTCGAGGAGCTCAGGGTCGCTGCTTCAGTAATCTGGGGTTTGCTCTGATGGAGCTGGGAGAACTGGAGGAGGCGTGGGAGAGTTACCTACACGCACAACAGGCCTTCAGAGACACCg atGACCCGTCCGGTCAGTGGCAGGCCTGTGAGGGTCTCGGTGGGATCAAACTTCAGATGAAGGATCCGGATAAAGCCGTCATGTACTATAAAGATGCCCTACGACTGCTGTGCAAATGCCAG GACGTGTCTGCTTCAGTGCAGGAGCGTCTGGTCAGTGAACTGAGTGAAGCGTTACAGCAGAAGCTGCGCATACAGCAG AGAGGACCACATCATGACCGCCGACAGCCCTGGTAA
- the LOC113116758 gene encoding immunoglobulin superfamily DCC subclass member 3 yields the protein MIPGRSCSRDPIRMSLCDLFLIITISNCGPSGLGGASELAFIKEPSDVIAVRDRPLMLDCQVEGEGPITITWRRNGVPVPLGARAAVLDNGTLLIRSFQKRRDGDESDAGEYDCAAQNRYGLLISRKAHVQLASLPKFHTHPESMSVDEGGVARFHCAVSGVPEANITWERNRTTLNADDNRYTLLPNGILHITGVRQADSGSYRCVAKNIANTRYSHEAQLSVTVAANRLYKEPVILSGPQNLTLNIHQTAILECIATGNPRPIVSWSRLDGRSIGVEGIQVLGTGNLIISDVSLQHSGVYVCSANRPGTRMRRTALGRLVVQAPPEFLQWPQSVSKPAGSSVVFTCQAQGVPDPHLIWLKNGKLLTPGDHVKLTNNNSTLAVTRITAEDEAIYQCIAENSAGTNQASARLAVSLSLDLPEAPQDLTVTPLSSSSLRVRWTQPDTHVTDGIIGYVLHIRKLGEPDSSELQEAVSKDTFQHDFTNLEASTTFSIYVKAYSPLGASQQSDSVIATTHGAVPTMPSFFSKVLNSTAMQVFWELPAKAGRVEGYTLSLRKLPQQEFRHQERFPAHINTHTISNLEASAVYEIQLIAFNGNGDSIGNKRLVSLAETEKSGKEAAAGESVCDCGQDDGGSMTALVVGIHIGMACIIFCALFLMFGYRHSSFCQKGSPGDWSLSAGPSVSQRDAAAKEASIRAADAIELTAQASPAERPAAVPQCQVMIEPQSVHPPDTDPGTG from the exons ACGCATGTCTCTCTGTGATTTATTCCTCATCATCACAATCTCCAACTGTGGTCCATCAGGTTTGGGTGGAGCTTCAGAGTTGGCCTTCATTAAAGAACCCAGTGATGTCATCGCAGTGAGGGACCGCCCCCTCATGCTGGACTGTCAGGTAGAGGGGGAGGGGCCTATCACCATCACCTGGCGGCGGAACGGTGTTCCCGTTCCTCTGGGAGCCAGAGCAGCCGTGCTGGATAACGGGACGCTCCTGATCCGGAGCTTCCAGAAACGGCGTGATGGAGATGAGAGTGACGCGGGAGAGTACGACTGTGCAGCACAGAACAGATATGGTCTGCTCATCAGCCGCAAAGCACACGTGCAGCTGGCCT CACTTCCCAAGTTCCACACGCACCCAGAATCCATGAGTGTGGACGAGGGCGGCGTCGCTCGATTTCACTGCGCCGTCAGCGGTGTCCCAGAGGCCAACATCACCTGGGAAAGAAACAGAACGACTCTCAACGCTGATGATAACAG gtacaCTCTCCTGCCCAACGGTATCCTGCACATCACAGGTGTGCGTCAGGCTGACAGTGGCAGCTACCGATGCGTCGCTAAAAACATCGCAAACACTCGCTACAGCCACGAGGCCCAGCTGTCAGTCACAG tCGCAGCTAATCGTCTCTATAAGGAGCCAGTGATTCTCTCTGGGCCGCAGAATCTCACTCTGAACATTCACCAGACCGCCATCCTGGAGTGCATCGCCACCGGAAACCCGCGGCCCATCGTGTCCTGGAGCAGGCTGg acgGTCGCTCCATCGGCGTGGAGGGCATCCAGGTGTTGGGCACAGGTAACCTCATCATCTCAGACGTGTCTCTGCAGCACTCAGGTGTGTACGTCTGTTCTGCTAACCGACCCGGAACCAGGATGAGGAGAACCGCGCTGGGACGACTGGTGGTGCagg CTCCTCCAGAGTTCCTGCAGTGGCCTCAGTCCGTGTCGAAGCCTGCGGGCAGCAGTGTCGTCTTCACCTGTCAGGCTCAAGGTGTTCCTGATCCACATCTCATCTGGCTGAAGAACGGCAAGCTCCTCACGCCTGGAGACCACGTCAAACTCACCAACAACAACAG CACGCTGGCAGTGACACGCATCACGGCTGAAGATGAAGCCATCTATCAGTGCATCGCGGAGAACAGCGCAGGAACCAACCAGGCCAGCGCTCGTCTCGCCGTCTCTCTGTCCCTCGATCTCCCAGAAGCCCCTCAGGACCTGACGGTCACGCCGCTGTCCAGCTCTTCTCTACGGGTGCGCTGGACACAGCCGGACACACACGTGACGGACGGCATCATCGGATACGTGCTGCACATCCGGAAGCTGGGCG aGCCGGACAGCAGCGAGCTTCAGGAAGCCGTGAGCAAAGACACGTTTCAGCACGACTTCACGAACCTGGAGGCCTCCACCACCTTCTCCATCTATGTGAAAGCGTATTCACCGCTGGGAGCCAGTCAGCAGTCCGACAGCGTCATCGCCACCACACACGGAGCCG TTCCCACGATGCCCAGCTTCTTCTCCAAGGTTCTGAACAGCACAGCGATGCAGGTGTTCTGGGAGCTTCCAGCTAAAGCCGGTCGAGTGGAGggatacacactctctctccgcAAGCTTCCACAGCAAGAGTTCAGACACCAGGAGCGATTCCCCGctcacatcaacacacacaccatctccaacctgg AAGCGTCAGCGGTGTATGAGATCCAGCTCATAGCCTTCAACGGGAACGGTGATAGCATTGGCAACAAACGGCTCGTCTCATTGGCTGAGACTGAAAAGAGCGGGAAAGAGGCAGCAG cgggtgagagtgtgtgtgactgtggtCAGGATGATGGGGGCTCCATGACGGCTCTGGTGGTGGGGATCCACATCGGCATGGCCTGCATCATATTCTGCGCTCTCTTCCTGATGTTTGGCTATCGACACAG ctcctTCTGTCAGAAGGGTTCTCCGGGTGACTGGAGTCTCTCAGCAGGACCGAGTGTTTCTCAGAGAGACGCCGCAGCTAAAGAAGCCAGCATCCGAGCGGCCGACGCTATCGAGCTCACAGCACAG GCTTCTCCAGCGGAGCGTCCAGCAGCGGTTCCTCAGTGTCAGGTGATGATTGAACCTCAGTCGGTCCATCCGCCGGACACAGACCCTGGCACCGGATGA